The sequence below is a genomic window from Brevibacillus agri.
TCCCGCTTGATCGCCTCCGGGTCGGTCAGCGTAAACGGGGTAAGCGCTTTCAAATCTGCTTGTTGCAAGATGCGATCGACAGTCGCCTCGTCCAAATAGGCGAACAACGCCTTCCCTCCCCCCGTACAGTACAAGGGAGCGCGCTTTCCGAGCATGGAGTACATCCGCAGAGAAGCAGGCGCCTCGACTTTTTCCACGTACACCACTTCGTCTTTGTCGAGCACGACCAGGTGAACCGTCTCTTGCAGCGTCGCCACGAGGCTCTGAATGATCGGATAGGCGAGATTGCGCAGCTCCATTCCACTGCCGACCAGATTTCCCAGCTCGAACAGGCGCAGCCCCAGCTTGTACTTTTGATCGGTCGGCTTTTGTTCCAGGTACCCCCTGTGCTCCAATGTTTTCATCAAGCCATGAACCGTGCTTTTCGACAGCTTCAGGCGATCACTGATCTCCTTGACGCTCAGCTCTGGCTCGGTGAGAGAAAACAACTCCAGGATGTCGATGGCTCGATCTACCGATTGGATAAACTTCTCGCTCATGTTCCTCCTTTTCGTTCGATATTATCGAACAATATTCGATAATGTTGACTACACTTCTTATTATAGGCTTGATTCCCGAAATGCGCAATATACAATTCAGAGTTTTCTGACAGTAATCTTTTTTGCAAGCAGCCAAACAAAAAAAGAACCTCGCGCCATCGTTGCTCACGAGATTCTTGCTTTATTGTCGGCCGATCCAGACGACCAGCGCAATTTGCAACATACAAAACAGTGGGACCAAAAACAAAAAGGAGGCGTGCCGGGTCTTGTGGCGATGAATCAGCATCCCCGCCAATGCGCCTGGCCCTCCGCCGAGAAAAGCGGCCAAAAGGAGACTGGCCTCGGGAATCCGCCAGCTTTTCTTTTTCGCCAGACGCTTGTCCGCACGCATCAAAAACCAGGCATAGCCGTTCAAAACGAGGGCGCCCGCAGCCACGACGATCGCCTCGTAGCTGAAATACCCCGCAAGGACGAGGAGCCATCCGGCCGCAAGCACCAGATTGCGATTGCGCCTGTGGATTGCCACCTGCTCATGTCTCATCGCCTACTCTCCTTTTGCCCGAAACGCCCGGTTGCTGACGATGACCTTGCGCACGATCAGCCAGGCGGCCAGCGCGACTACGATGACCAGCAAGGCGTAGAAGCCGTACTGGCGAATCATCCCGATAATCGCCTCCACGTTGTTTCCGAACACGTAGCCGAGGAAGTAAAACGCGATGGTCCAGACAAGCCCGATCGGATACGAAAGCAGCGCGTAGCGGCGATACGTCATGCCGCCC
It includes:
- a CDS encoding IclR family transcriptional regulator yields the protein MSEKFIQSVDRAIDILELFSLTEPELSVKEISDRLKLSKSTVHGLMKTLEHRGYLEQKPTDQKYKLGLRLFELGNLVGSGMELRNLAYPIIQSLVATLQETVHLVVLDKDEVVYVEKVEAPASLRMYSMLGKRAPLYCTGGGKALFAYLDEATVDRILQQADLKALTPFTLTDPEAIKRELQKIREQGYAIDDEEIEIGLKCVAAPIFNHEGKVIASISCAGPKHRFSDDKMTTFIQQVKHAALALSRRFGYRG
- a CDS encoding DUF1294 domain-containing protein, whose translation is MRHEQVAIHRRNRNLVLAAGWLLVLAGYFSYEAIVVAAGALVLNGYAWFLMRADKRLAKKKSWRIPEASLLLAAFLGGGPGALAGMLIHRHKTRHASFLFLVPLFCMLQIALVVWIGRQ